A stretch of Equus caballus isolate H_3958 breed thoroughbred chromosome 11, TB-T2T, whole genome shotgun sequence DNA encodes these proteins:
- the MRM1 gene encoding rRNA methyltransferase 1, mitochondrial isoform X1: MALLWTWRCSGRLLTRHFSGAARRGVRPGGEELSRLRLDDLAPTVRSETGLELLFGLSPCLLALQAARRRVARLLLQAGRSGLQGERAELLRAAEAQDIPVLRPRRKQLDALCHYQVHQGVCMEVSPLRPLPWTESREARPGDDPQQLWLILEGLQDPRNLGAVLRSAYFLGVDKVITSRRNSCPLTPVVSKASAGAVEVMDVFSTDDLAGFLQVKARQGWLVAGTVGCPGPETSLSSEMPITSCLEFVWDQPTLLVLGNEGSGLSQEVQASCQVLLTILPGRQLPPGLESLNVSVATGILLHSICSQRKAFPAEQKRGKLLQDPQEPPATSEGPRVAQQPGLSSGSEKERHDGG; the protein is encoded by the exons ATGGCGCTGCTCTGGACCTGGCGTTGCTCCGGTCGCCTCCTCACGCGTCATTTCTCCGGAGCGGCGCGGCGTGGGGTGCGGCCTGGCGGGGAGGAGCTAAGCCGCCTGCGACTGGATGACCTGGCGCCGACCGTGCGGTCCGAGACGGGACTGGAGCTTCTGTTTGGCCTGTCCCCTTGTCTCCTGGCTCTGCAGGCCGCCCGCCGCCGCGTGGCCCGGCTCCTGCTCCAGGCCGGCAGATCCGGGCTGCAGGGGGAGCGGGCCGAGCTGCTCCGGGCGGCCGAGGCGCAGGACATCCCAGTTCTTCGGCCTAGACGGAAGCAGCTGGACGCCCTGTGCCACTACCAGGTCCACCAGGGCGTCTGCATGGAGGTGAGTCCGCTGCGGCCCCTGCCCTGGACTGAGAGCCGTGAGGCGAGGCCGGGCGACGACCCCCAGCAGTTGTGGCTCATCCTCGAGGGGCTCCAGGATCCCCGGAATCTTGGGGCGGTGCTGCGCTCTGCTTACTTCCTCGGAGTGGATAAAGTCATCACCAGCCGGAGAAACAG CTGCCCGCTCACTCCAGTGGTCAGCAAGGCCAGCGCCGGGGCTGTGGAGGTGATGGACGTGTTTTCCACTGATGACCTGGCCGGGTTTTTACAG GTCAAAGCCCGGCAGGGCTGGCTCGTGGCTGGCACAGTGGGCTGCCCAGGGCCTGAGACTTCCCTGTCCTCTGAGATGCCTATCACTAGTTGCTTGGAGTTCGTCTGGGACCAGCCTACTCTCCTAGTGCTGG GGAACGAGGGCTCTGGTCTGTCCCAGGAGGTGCAGGCCTCCTGCCAGGTTCTCCTTACCATCTTGCCCGGCCGGCAGCTGCCTCCTGGGCTCGAGTCTTTGAATGTCTCCGTGGCTACAG GAATTCTTCTTCACTCCATCTGCAGTCAGAGGAAGGCTTTCCCTGCAGAGCAGAAGAGAGGGAAACTTCTCCAAGACCCTCAAGAACCCCCAGCCACGTCTGAAGGGCCCAGAGTGGCTCAGCAGCCAGGACTGTCCTCAGGGTCAGAAAAAGAGAGGCATGATGGAGGCTGA
- the MRM1 gene encoding rRNA methyltransferase 1, mitochondrial isoform X3, translating to MALLWTWRCSGRLLTRHFSGAARRGVRPGGEELSRLRLDDLAPTVRSETGLELLFGLSPCLLALQAARRRVARLLLQAGRSGLQGERAELLRAAEAQDIPVLRPRRKQLDALCHYQVHQGVCMEVSPLRPLPWTESREARPGDDPQQLWLILEGLQDPRNLGAVLRSAYFLGVDKVITSRRNSCPLTPVVSKASAGAVEVMDVFSTDDLAGFLQVKARQGWLVAGTVGCPGPETSLSSEMPITSCLEFVWDQPTLLVLGNEGSGLSQEVQASCQVLLTILPGRQLPPGLESLNVSVATALNTHWASQARGIINSTY from the exons ATGGCGCTGCTCTGGACCTGGCGTTGCTCCGGTCGCCTCCTCACGCGTCATTTCTCCGGAGCGGCGCGGCGTGGGGTGCGGCCTGGCGGGGAGGAGCTAAGCCGCCTGCGACTGGATGACCTGGCGCCGACCGTGCGGTCCGAGACGGGACTGGAGCTTCTGTTTGGCCTGTCCCCTTGTCTCCTGGCTCTGCAGGCCGCCCGCCGCCGCGTGGCCCGGCTCCTGCTCCAGGCCGGCAGATCCGGGCTGCAGGGGGAGCGGGCCGAGCTGCTCCGGGCGGCCGAGGCGCAGGACATCCCAGTTCTTCGGCCTAGACGGAAGCAGCTGGACGCCCTGTGCCACTACCAGGTCCACCAGGGCGTCTGCATGGAGGTGAGTCCGCTGCGGCCCCTGCCCTGGACTGAGAGCCGTGAGGCGAGGCCGGGCGACGACCCCCAGCAGTTGTGGCTCATCCTCGAGGGGCTCCAGGATCCCCGGAATCTTGGGGCGGTGCTGCGCTCTGCTTACTTCCTCGGAGTGGATAAAGTCATCACCAGCCGGAGAAACAG CTGCCCGCTCACTCCAGTGGTCAGCAAGGCCAGCGCCGGGGCTGTGGAGGTGATGGACGTGTTTTCCACTGATGACCTGGCCGGGTTTTTACAG GTCAAAGCCCGGCAGGGCTGGCTCGTGGCTGGCACAGTGGGCTGCCCAGGGCCTGAGACTTCCCTGTCCTCTGAGATGCCTATCACTAGTTGCTTGGAGTTCGTCTGGGACCAGCCTACTCTCCTAGTGCTGG GGAACGAGGGCTCTGGTCTGTCCCAGGAGGTGCAGGCCTCCTGCCAGGTTCTCCTTACCATCTTGCCCGGCCGGCAGCTGCCTCCTGGGCTCGAGTCTTTGAATGTCTCCGTGGCTACAG